Proteins encoded in a region of the Saccharothrix ecbatanensis genome:
- the mtrB gene encoding MtrAB system histidine kinase MtrB, translating to MKRRWLRLVAREVRRVVERARRQAVSFGELWRRSLQLRVVVSTLALSSAVVFVLGMVLQVQITGQLLETKIEAALRQAEASAAAIQPDLAGLNPGPDSVKTRFTAALNKINTSGVDLDPTSSGAGAFEPVLYDPDPAGVGSDGLPIAVGEYRDVPEGLVKMLDRGSAGYQITTVARETGPTTLLVVGKPVNSSARAMHLYLLFPLTSEQATADVVQSTLVIGGLALLLLLALIANLVTRQVVRPVRQAAEIAERFADGNLDQRMPVVGEDDVARLAESYNEMAASIQRQIHQLEEFGQLQRRFTSDVSHELRTPLTTVRMAADVLHASREQFPGGLARSTELLVDELDRFESLLGDLLEISRLDAGVEELAADLVDIRVLARRAHDAVRAIANSSGTTIVMDLPDEEVTAELDARRVERILRNLLANAIDHGEGLPVELKLRGDGEAIAVIVRDRGVGLRPGEAELVFNRFWRADPSRNRRTGGTGLGLSISLEDARLHGGWLEAWGERGHGAVFRLTLPCRHGHELKSSPLPLEPPDLPPVVESEDGEDPADEVVELTEEEITWQPAQPVTGEREEVR from the coding sequence ATGAAACGGCGCTGGCTCAGGCTCGTGGCGCGCGAGGTGCGCCGCGTGGTTGAGCGCGCGCGCCGCCAAGCGGTCTCCTTCGGTGAGCTCTGGCGGCGGTCGCTGCAACTGCGCGTCGTGGTGAGCACCCTCGCGCTGTCGTCCGCCGTGGTGTTCGTGCTCGGCATGGTCCTCCAGGTGCAGATCACCGGCCAGCTGCTGGAGACCAAGATCGAAGCGGCGCTCCGGCAGGCCGAGGCGAGCGCGGCGGCGATCCAGCCGGACCTGGCGGGTCTCAACCCCGGTCCGGACAGCGTGAAGACCCGCTTCACCGCCGCCCTGAACAAGATCAACACGTCCGGTGTCGACCTCGACCCGACCAGCTCCGGCGCGGGCGCGTTCGAACCGGTGCTCTACGACCCCGACCCGGCCGGCGTCGGCTCGGACGGCCTCCCTATCGCCGTCGGTGAGTACCGCGACGTGCCCGAGGGCCTGGTCAAGATGCTCGACCGGGGCAGCGCCGGCTACCAGATCACCACCGTCGCCCGGGAGACCGGCCCGACGACGCTGCTCGTCGTCGGCAAACCGGTTAACAGCTCCGCCCGCGCCATGCACCTCTACCTGCTGTTCCCGCTGACCAGCGAACAGGCCACCGCGGACGTCGTGCAGAGCACCCTCGTCATCGGCGGGCTGGCGTTGCTCCTGCTGCTCGCCCTCATCGCGAACCTGGTCACCCGGCAGGTCGTGCGGCCGGTGCGGCAGGCGGCCGAGATCGCCGAGCGGTTCGCCGACGGCAACCTCGACCAGCGGATGCCCGTGGTCGGCGAGGACGACGTGGCCCGGCTCGCCGAGTCGTACAACGAGATGGCCGCGAGCATCCAGCGGCAGATCCACCAGCTGGAGGAGTTCGGCCAGCTCCAACGCCGCTTCACCTCCGATGTCTCGCACGAGCTGCGCACGCCGTTGACGACCGTCCGGATGGCCGCGGACGTGCTGCACGCGTCCCGCGAGCAGTTCCCCGGCGGCCTGGCGCGCTCCACGGAGCTGCTGGTGGACGAGCTGGACCGGTTCGAATCGCTGCTCGGCGACCTGCTGGAGATCAGCCGCCTCGACGCGGGCGTGGAAGAGCTGGCCGCCGACCTGGTCGACATCCGCGTGCTGGCCCGGCGTGCCCACGACGCGGTGCGCGCGATCGCCAACAGCAGCGGCACGACGATCGTGATGGACCTGCCCGACGAGGAGGTCACCGCCGAACTGGACGCCCGCCGGGTCGAGCGGATCCTGCGGAACCTGCTGGCCAACGCCATCGACCACGGCGAGGGACTGCCGGTCGAGCTGAAGCTCCGCGGTGACGGCGAGGCGATCGCGGTGATCGTCCGGGACCGCGGCGTCGGCCTGCGCCCCGGTGAGGCCGAGCTGGTGTTCAACCGGTTCTGGCGCGCCGACCCGTCCCGCAACCGCCGCACCGGCGGCACCGGGCTCGGCCTGTCGATCAGCCTGGAGGACGCGCGGCTGCACGGCGGCTGGCTGGAGGCGTGGGGCGAACGCGGCCACGGCGCCGTGTTCCGGCTGACCCTGCCGTGCCGCCACGGCCACGAGCTGAAGTCCAGCCCGCTCCCGTTGGAACCGCCCGACCTGCCGCCCGTGGTCGAGTCGGAGGACGGCGAGGACCCGGCGGACGAGGTCGTCGAGCTGACCGAGGAGGAGATCACGTGGCAGCCCGCGCAACCCGTCACCGGCGAACGCGAGGAGGTCAGGTGA
- the mtrA gene encoding MtrAB system response regulator MtrA — protein sequence MKARVLVVDDDPALAEMLTIVLRGEGFDTAVVADGARALPALRELKPDLVLLDLMLPGMNGIDVCKAIRSESGVPIVMLTAKSDTVDVVLGLESGADDYVVKPFKPKELVARIRARLRRTEAEPAEVLQIGDLTIDVPGHEVLREGKPIQLTPLEFDLLVALARKPRQVFTREVLLEQVWGYRHAADTRLVNVHVQRLRSKVERDPEHPEVVLTVRGVGYKAGPP from the coding sequence ATGAAGGCACGCGTGCTCGTCGTGGACGACGACCCCGCTTTGGCGGAGATGCTGACCATCGTGCTGCGGGGCGAGGGCTTCGACACCGCTGTGGTGGCCGACGGCGCACGCGCGCTGCCCGCGCTGCGCGAGCTGAAGCCGGACTTGGTCCTGCTCGACTTGATGCTGCCCGGCATGAACGGGATCGACGTCTGCAAGGCGATCCGGTCCGAGTCGGGCGTTCCGATCGTGATGTTGACCGCCAAGAGCGACACGGTGGACGTCGTGCTTGGCCTGGAGTCCGGCGCGGACGACTACGTGGTCAAGCCGTTCAAGCCGAAGGAGCTGGTGGCGCGCATCCGCGCCCGCTTGCGCCGCACCGAGGCCGAGCCGGCCGAGGTGTTGCAGATCGGCGACCTGACCATCGACGTGCCCGGCCACGAGGTGCTGCGCGAGGGCAAGCCGATCCAGCTCACGCCACTGGAGTTCGACCTGCTCGTGGCGCTGGCCCGCAAGCCGCGCCAGGTGTTCACCCGCGAGGTGCTGCTGGAGCAGGTGTGGGGCTACCGGCACGCGGCGGACACCCGACTGGTGAACGTCCACGTGCAGCGGCTGCGCTCCAAGGTGGAGCGCGACCCGGAGCACCCCGAGGTGGTCCTGACCGTCCGAGGCGTCGGGTACAAGGCCGGCCCGCCGTGA
- a CDS encoding dTMP kinase, whose translation MGKLVVIEGLDGAGKRTLAKALTDALDARGAKIATGAFPRYDEDVHADLVRDALHGRLGDLTDSVYGMSVLYALDRRGAADKIRADLAQYDVVLLDRYIASNAAYGAARLHQPADGEFVAWLRSLEVERFGLPIPDLHLLLRVPAGVAADRAAHREAEEARGRDLYESDGGLQARCAAVYDELAASGWLSPWEVLDGTADLRVELILDRWFTH comes from the coding sequence GTGGGAAAACTCGTCGTGATCGAAGGCTTGGACGGCGCCGGTAAGCGCACCCTGGCCAAGGCCCTGACCGACGCGCTCGACGCGCGCGGCGCGAAGATCGCCACCGGCGCGTTCCCCCGTTACGACGAGGACGTGCACGCCGATCTGGTGCGCGACGCGTTGCACGGCAGGCTCGGCGACCTGACCGACTCGGTGTACGGCATGTCGGTCCTCTACGCCCTCGACCGGCGCGGCGCGGCGGACAAGATCCGCGCCGACCTCGCCCAGTACGACGTGGTGCTGCTCGACCGGTACATCGCGTCCAACGCCGCGTACGGCGCGGCCCGCCTGCACCAGCCCGCTGACGGCGAGTTCGTGGCGTGGCTGAGGTCGCTGGAGGTGGAACGCTTCGGGTTGCCGATCCCCGACCTCCACCTGCTGCTGCGCGTGCCGGCGGGGGTCGCCGCGGATCGTGCGGCCCACCGTGAGGCGGAGGAGGCGAGGGGTCGGGACTTGTACGAGTCCGACGGCGGCCTTCAAGCACGCTGTGCAGCCGTTTACGACGAGTTGGCCGCTTCCGGGTGGCTATCGCCGTGGGAAGTCCTGGACGGCACCGCCGACCTCCGCGTCGAGCTCATCCTCGACCGGTGGTTCACCCATTAG
- the ahcY gene encoding adenosylhomocysteinase, with amino-acid sequence MIADRLQTLNGLDFAVADLSLAEFGRKEIRLAEHEMPGLMALRREYSEVYPLRGARISGSLHMTVQTAVLIETLVSLGAEVRWASCNIFSTQDHAAAAVVVGPHGTVEEPKGVPCFAWKGETLEEYWWTAESMLTWPDGGGPNMILDDGGDATLLVHKGVQYEKAGVVPQPEADDPEEWALILDTLRKSLAADSGKWTRIAEGIRGVTEETTTGVMRLYQLAAAGELLFPAINVNDAVTKSKFDNRYGIRHSLIDGINRGTDVLMGGKVAVICGYGDVGKGAAESLRGQGARIVVTEIDPICALQAAMDGYEVRTLEEVIGRADIVITTTGNKDVVRVEHMEAMKHQAILGNIGHFDNEIDMAGLARYPGIRRVNIKPQVDEWVFPDGHTILVLSEGRLLNLGNATGHPSFVMSNSFSNQVIAQVELFTKYEEYDKEVYRLPKVLDEKVARIHLEALGGSLTKLNKDQAEYIDVDVEGPYKPEHYRY; translated from the coding sequence ATGATCGCCGACAGGCTCCAGACCCTTAATGGCCTCGACTTCGCCGTGGCGGACCTGTCCCTTGCCGAGTTCGGCCGCAAGGAGATCCGGCTGGCCGAGCACGAGATGCCAGGGCTGATGGCGCTGCGCCGCGAGTACTCGGAGGTCTACCCCCTCAGGGGCGCGCGGATCTCCGGCTCGCTGCACATGACGGTGCAGACGGCCGTGCTGATCGAGACGCTGGTGTCGCTCGGCGCCGAGGTCCGCTGGGCGTCGTGCAACATCTTCTCCACCCAGGACCACGCCGCCGCCGCGGTCGTCGTCGGCCCCCACGGCACCGTGGAGGAGCCCAAGGGCGTCCCGTGCTTCGCCTGGAAGGGCGAGACGCTGGAGGAGTACTGGTGGACCGCCGAGTCCATGCTGACCTGGCCCGACGGCGGCGGCCCGAACATGATCCTGGACGACGGCGGCGACGCGACGCTGCTGGTCCACAAGGGCGTGCAGTACGAGAAGGCCGGTGTCGTGCCGCAGCCCGAGGCGGACGACCCCGAGGAGTGGGCGCTCATCCTCGACACGCTGCGCAAGTCGCTCGCGGCGGACAGCGGCAAGTGGACGAGGATCGCCGAGGGCATCCGCGGCGTGACCGAGGAGACCACGACCGGCGTCATGCGGCTGTACCAGCTGGCCGCCGCCGGTGAGCTCCTGTTCCCCGCGATCAACGTGAACGACGCGGTGACCAAGTCGAAGTTCGACAACCGGTACGGCATCCGGCACTCGCTGATCGACGGCATCAACCGCGGCACCGACGTGCTGATGGGCGGCAAGGTGGCCGTGATCTGCGGTTACGGTGACGTCGGCAAGGGCGCGGCGGAGTCGCTGCGCGGCCAGGGCGCCCGGATCGTGGTGACCGAGATCGACCCGATCTGCGCGTTGCAGGCGGCGATGGACGGCTACGAGGTGCGGACCCTCGAAGAGGTGATCGGCCGCGCCGACATCGTGATCACGACGACCGGGAACAAGGACGTCGTGCGCGTCGAGCACATGGAGGCCATGAAGCACCAGGCGATCCTGGGCAACATCGGCCACTTCGACAACGAGATCGACATGGCCGGCCTGGCCCGGTACCCCGGCATCCGGCGGGTCAACATCAAGCCGCAGGTCGACGAGTGGGTGTTCCCGGACGGCCACACGATCCTCGTGCTGTCCGAGGGCCGGCTGCTCAACCTGGGCAACGCCACCGGTCACCCGAGCTTCGTGATGTCCAACTCGTTCTCCAACCAGGTGATCGCGCAGGTCGAGCTGTTCACCAAGTACGAGGAGTACGACAAGGAGGTGTACCGCCTGCCGAAGGTGCTGGACGAGAAGGTCGCCCGGATCCACCTGGAGGCGCTGGGCGGCAGCCTCACCAAGCTGAACAAGGACCAGGCGGAGTACATCGACGTGGACGTCGAGGGCCCGTACAAGCCCGAGCACTACCGCTACTGA
- a CDS encoding glutamate mutase L, with translation MTVLCLDIGSTWTKGALLSPAGDLLGTAQHPTTPSEVLQGIDAVTKALGPAERTLACSSAGGGLRLAVVGQERLVSAEAGYRVALSAGAKVVHVSAGPLDGAGIRALRAAAPDVVLLVGGTDGGDQSVLLHNARRIGANRIACPIVLAGNVEAQPEAVDLLAGRTVVPTANVLPDVGELAPGPARAAIRDVFLEHVIGGKGLSRGPRFRGLVRAVTPDAVLSGVSRLAMQDREGAVLVVDVGGATTDVYSAVSTVEGPERTVALPPDRRTVEGDLGMRWSAPGVVAEAVAEKLIDKAEAAVLHEEAAARAADVGWLPDDPTVDRRLAGLAAVLAIRRHLRLVDGQLGPQGAGLLVLSGGVFRHAESTSDIERVLRADPVLRPILRNAAVTVDRDYVLAPAGLLAEAGHTEAADRLLTSFPVTPPAPVAR, from the coding sequence ATGACCGTGCTCTGCCTGGACATCGGCTCGACGTGGACCAAGGGCGCCCTCCTGTCGCCCGCCGGCGACCTGCTCGGCACGGCACAGCACCCGACTACCCCGTCGGAGGTGCTTCAAGGCATCGACGCCGTCACGAAAGCCCTCGGCCCGGCCGAACGCACGCTCGCGTGCTCGTCCGCCGGCGGTGGCCTGCGGCTCGCGGTCGTGGGGCAGGAACGGCTGGTCAGCGCCGAGGCCGGGTACCGGGTGGCGTTGTCGGCGGGCGCGAAGGTCGTCCACGTGTCGGCCGGACCGCTCGACGGCGCGGGCATCCGGGCGTTGCGCGCCGCCGCACCCGACGTCGTCCTCCTCGTCGGCGGCACCGACGGCGGCGACCAGTCGGTGCTCCTGCACAACGCCCGCCGGATCGGCGCGAACCGCATCGCCTGCCCGATCGTGCTCGCCGGCAACGTCGAGGCCCAGCCGGAGGCCGTGGACCTGCTCGCCGGCCGAACGGTCGTGCCCACCGCCAACGTGCTCCCCGACGTGGGCGAACTCGCGCCGGGCCCGGCACGTGCCGCGATCCGCGACGTGTTCCTGGAGCACGTGATCGGCGGCAAGGGCCTGTCCCGAGGACCGAGGTTCCGCGGGCTCGTGCGGGCCGTCACGCCGGACGCGGTGCTGAGCGGCGTGTCACGGCTGGCCATGCAGGACCGGGAAGGCGCGGTGCTGGTGGTGGACGTCGGCGGCGCGACCACGGACGTCTACTCGGCGGTGTCCACTGTGGAAGGTCCGGAGCGCACGGTGGCGCTGCCGCCGGACCGCCGCACGGTCGAGGGCGACCTGGGCATGCGCTGGTCCGCGCCCGGCGTGGTGGCCGAGGCGGTCGCGGAGAAGCTGATCGACAAGGCGGAAGCCGCCGTGCTGCACGAAGAGGCCGCCGCACGGGCCGCCGACGTGGGCTGGCTGCCCGACGACCCGACCGTGGACCGCAGGCTCGCGGGCCTCGCCGCCGTGCTCGCGATCCGCCGTCACCTCAGGCTCGTGGACGGCCAGCTGGGACCACAGGGCGCGGGCCTGCTCGTGCTGTCCGGCGGCGTGTTCCGGCACGCCGAGTCCACCTCGGACATCGAACGCGTGCTGCGCGCCGACCCCGTCCTGCGCCCGATCCTCCGCAACGCCGCCGTCACCGTCGACCGCGACTACGTGCTCGCACCGGCCGGTCTGCTCGCCGAGGCCGGCCACACCGAAGCCGCCGACCGCCTGCTCACTTCTTTTCCGGTGACACCACCGGCGCCTGTCGCGCGATAG